A DNA window from Providencia huaxiensis contains the following coding sequences:
- a CDS encoding glycosyltransferase family 2 protein: protein MNIINPLVSIIMPAYNVEKWIEKSIKSIINQTYENFELIIIDDCSTDSTFNIIKRMSTLDNRIKYARNKENSKICKTLNHGLDISTGDYIARFDADDIATPDRLEKQMAKLIEDNLDLIGCQMITIDESENELSSAQRPIGESLINKTKLLISPISHIWLCKKDIYIKLNNYREIPYAEDYDFILRAIDHGYKCDNHPLPLMYIRHREGNTSTTASLLQRKTHNYVVKLAKERRRNKSLTDSFSEDELKKYISFYKITNFFHKLSTKNLNLAHKTKSYPLKIIYLLFACSSSYYNSQYLIERLIFKYKNK, encoded by the coding sequence ATGAACATAATTAATCCACTAGTCTCTATTATCATGCCTGCTTATAATGTTGAAAAATGGATCGAAAAATCCATAAAAAGCATTATAAACCAAACATATGAAAACTTTGAATTAATCATCATTGATGATTGCTCTACTGATAGTACATTTAATATTATAAAAAGAATGTCTACATTAGATAATAGAATTAAATACGCTAGAAATAAAGAAAACTCCAAGATTTGCAAAACATTAAACCATGGACTAGATATTAGCACTGGTGATTATATTGCTCGATTTGATGCAGATGATATTGCAACCCCTGATAGACTAGAAAAGCAAATGGCCAAATTGATTGAAGATAATCTTGATTTAATTGGTTGCCAGATGATAACAATTGATGAGAGTGAAAATGAGTTATCTTCAGCTCAGCGCCCTATAGGAGAGAGTTTAATAAACAAAACAAAATTATTAATATCACCTATTTCGCATATTTGGCTATGTAAGAAAGATATATACATAAAGCTCAATAATTACCGAGAAATTCCATATGCTGAAGATTATGACTTTATATTACGAGCAATAGACCATGGCTATAAATGTGATAATCATCCATTACCCTTAATGTATATAAGACACCGAGAGGGTAATACATCAACTACAGCAAGCTTACTACAACGAAAAACTCATAATTACGTAGTAAAATTAGCTAAAGAAAGACGTAGAAATAAATCTTTAACCGATAGCTTTTCTGAAGATGAACTCAAAAAATACATATCTTTTTATAAAATAACAAATTTTTTCCATAAGTTGTCAACTAAAAATCTAAATTTAGCTCATAAAACTAAATCTTATCCACTTAAAATAATTTATTTATTATTTGCATGTTCTTCGTCATATTATAATTCCCAATATTTAATTGAAAGATTAATATTTAAATATAAAAATAAGTAA
- a CDS encoding glycosyltransferase: MKKIYLVIEDITNFGGTERVTSILCNELTDSGYNVFLCTLKSQGNKLNFSISPSVTILNFSHKNRYIAITSILFKAKKSKSPVITISMGRLSAETALLSLCFPSSKMILSEHSSFESFSEIKKIIKRISYYIANKVIVLTEHDKYIIAKDNHKFSAISNINPYYKSDIKITPFIDRENIAIAVGRFGYQKNFERLISIWKRAKIKNWKLIIIGSECFNLSPYIDDNDNIIISPPTKDIDHYYNNAKLMLMTSRYEGLPMVLIEAQHFGIPTISFDCKTGPKEIIHEDKNGYVINYSDDDGFLSKLKKLTSNDSLLYEMHINAIKNASNYSSKKIIKKWLDVIESI; the protein is encoded by the coding sequence ATGAAAAAAATTTACCTTGTTATTGAAGATATAACAAATTTTGGTGGAACAGAACGAGTTACATCTATATTGTGTAATGAATTAACTGATAGTGGCTATAATGTATTTTTATGTACTTTAAAATCTCAAGGAAATAAACTAAATTTTAGTATATCACCATCAGTAACCATATTAAATTTCTCCCATAAAAATAGATATATAGCGATTACCTCTATACTTTTTAAAGCAAAAAAGAGCAAATCACCAGTTATTACTATTTCTATGGGAAGGTTATCTGCAGAAACAGCCTTACTTTCTCTATGTTTCCCATCATCAAAAATGATTTTATCTGAGCATTCATCATTTGAATCTTTTAGTGAAATAAAAAAAATAATCAAAAGAATTTCTTATTATATAGCCAACAAAGTTATTGTTCTAACAGAGCATGATAAATATATAATAGCAAAAGATAATCATAAATTTTCAGCGATAAGTAATATAAACCCATACTATAAATCTGACATAAAAATAACACCTTTTATAGATAGAGAAAACATTGCTATTGCAGTAGGAAGATTTGGATATCAAAAAAATTTTGAAAGATTAATATCTATTTGGAAAAGAGCAAAAATAAAGAATTGGAAGTTAATTATTATAGGTAGCGAATGCTTCAACTTATCTCCTTATATAGATGATAATGATAACATAATAATATCCCCCCCAACAAAGGATATTGACCATTATTACAACAATGCAAAGCTAATGCTTATGACTTCTCGCTATGAAGGTTTACCTATGGTTTTGATCGAGGCACAACATTTCGGCATACCAACAATTTCTTTTGACTGCAAAACTGGGCCGAAAGAAATAATACATGAAGATAAAAATGGCTATGTTATAAACTATAGTGATGATGATGGTTTTTTAAGTAAACTTAAAAAACTTACTAGCAATGATTCATTGCTATATGAAATGCATATTAATGCAATTAAAAACGCATCAAATTATAGTTCAAAAAAAATAATTAAAAAATGGTTAGATGTAATTGAATCAATATAA
- a CDS encoding glycosyltransferase family 2 protein, whose translation MNSEIFSIIMPAYNAEKTIKESILSILEQSFENFIIYIINDASSDKTKEIVLSIDDKRIVYIENKINLGVAESRNRGLKIAKGKYISFLDSDDLWLPNKLALQYKILNSGWDVVCSNYIPFSSFTTYKIRKSPKIINYTDLLKSNFIGNLTGVYNSNKLGVFLQKKTGHEDYIMWLKILKKSQRAFCIQEPLARYRISENSLSSNKLKAMAWQWSIYRNEVKLSILQSSYYFSHYILNALKKRR comes from the coding sequence TTGAATAGTGAAATATTCTCTATAATTATGCCTGCATACAATGCAGAAAAAACGATAAAAGAAAGTATTCTTTCTATATTAGAACAAAGCTTTGAGAACTTCATAATTTATATAATAAATGATGCCTCTTCTGATAAAACAAAAGAAATAGTATTATCCATAGATGACAAAAGAATAGTCTATATTGAGAATAAAATAAATTTAGGCGTAGCAGAAAGCCGAAATAGAGGATTAAAAATTGCTAAAGGTAAATACATTTCATTTTTAGATAGTGATGACTTATGGCTACCTAATAAGTTGGCACTACAATATAAGATATTAAACAGTGGGTGGGATGTTGTTTGTTCTAATTACATCCCTTTCTCATCTTTTACTACATATAAAATAAGAAAATCACCAAAAATCATCAATTACACAGATCTATTAAAGTCTAATTTCATTGGAAATCTGACAGGGGTATACAATAGCAATAAGCTAGGTGTTTTCTTACAAAAAAAAACAGGCCATGAAGACTATATTATGTGGCTAAAGATATTAAAGAAATCGCAACGAGCTTTTTGTATTCAAGAACCGCTGGCAAGATATAGAATTTCTGAAAATTCACTATCTAGTAATAAATTAAAAGCTATGGCTTGGCAATGGTCTATTTATAGAAATGAAGTTAAATTATCTATATTACAATCATCATACTATTTCTCACATTATATTTTAAATGCCTTAAAAAAAAGAAGATAA
- a CDS encoding NAD-dependent epimerase/dehydratase family protein, with product MLTIIGGSGFIGTRLSNQLKSQNIDFKIVDIQKSEAHPEKWEFGDVTKPETLIEPLKGSDVIINLSAQHKDNVHPISLYYEVNVDGAKNVCDVAEQLGIKHIVFTSSVAVYGFVEKETGEDGEYHPFNDYGKSKLEAEYVYDAWQAKSADNVLVTIRPTVVFGENNRGNVYNLFRQIASGRFLMIGAGNNQKSMAYVENIAAFIYFSTTFTTGKHVFNYIDKPDFTMNELTTVICSSLGKPKSNIRIPYPIGMLGGYCFDFLSKITGREFPISSIRVKKFCSCSQFRSRIQRVDGISNVILSLNESPNDLVMHAG from the coding sequence ATGTTAACTATTATCGGTGGTTCCGGTTTTATCGGCACCCGACTCTCTAATCAATTAAAATCGCAAAATATTGACTTTAAAATTGTTGATATTCAAAAAAGTGAAGCTCATCCTGAAAAATGGGAATTTGGTGATGTGACCAAACCTGAAACACTTATTGAGCCATTAAAAGGCAGTGATGTTATTATTAATTTATCTGCTCAACATAAAGATAACGTGCACCCAATTAGCCTTTACTATGAAGTGAATGTGGATGGCGCTAAAAATGTCTGTGATGTGGCTGAACAACTTGGCATTAAACATATTGTATTTACCTCTTCTGTCGCTGTTTATGGCTTTGTTGAAAAAGAAACCGGCGAAGATGGTGAATACCATCCGTTTAATGACTACGGCAAATCAAAACTTGAAGCCGAATATGTCTATGATGCATGGCAAGCCAAGTCAGCGGATAATGTTTTAGTCACCATACGCCCAACAGTTGTTTTTGGTGAAAATAACCGTGGTAACGTTTATAATTTATTCCGCCAAATTGCTTCCGGTCGTTTCTTAATGATCGGTGCAGGGAATAACCAAAAATCGATGGCTTATGTTGAAAATATCGCCGCATTTATTTATTTTTCGACTACGTTTACAACTGGAAAACATGTTTTCAATTATATTGATAAGCCTGACTTTACCATGAATGAACTAACCACTGTAATTTGTAGTTCATTAGGTAAACCCAAATCAAATATTAGGATACCTTACCCCATCGGAATGCTAGGCGGATACTGTTTTGATTTTTTATCAAAAATTACAGGAAGAGAATTCCCTATAAGTAGTATTAGAGTGAAAAAGTTCTGCTCTTGTTCACAGTTTAGGTCACGTATCCAAAGGGTTGATGGCATTTCAAACGTAATACTCTCGCTCAATGAAAGTCCCAATGATCTTGTCATGCATGCCGGATGA
- a CDS encoding IS1 family transposase (programmed frameshift) yields the protein MATISVKCRFCGLTDPVKKHGTGNGGHPRYRCQACCRTFQLDYTYNACQPGIKEQVVELAMNNAGIRDTARALHISINAVVRTFKKLSPRNVTTLPLDNLQIQLICEVDEMWSFIGNKKSQRWLWYAWEPRLKRIIAHVFGSRSKKTLGKLLKLLSGFRIAFWCTDGYRAYKETLPSEKHILGKLYTQRIERENLTLRNRLKRLNRKTLGYSKSSGMHDKIIGTFIEREYYV from the exons ATGGCTACCATTTCAGTAAAATGCCGATTCTGTGGGTTAACCGACCCTGTTAAAAAACATGGCACCGGCAATGGAGGTCATCCCCGTTATCGCTGTCAGGCCTGTTGCCGCACTTTTCAACTCGATTATACCTACAACGCTTGTCAGCCCGGCATCAAAGAGCAAGTGGTTGAGCTTGCCATGAATAATGCGGGTATTCGTGACACCGCTAGGGCATTACATATCAGTATCAATGCCGTCGTCCGCACTT TTAAAAAACTCTCGCCACGGAATGTAACAACACTGCCCCTAGATAACCTACAAATTCAGCTCATTTGTGAGGTCGATGAGATGTGGTCATTTATCGGTAACAAAAAAAGTCAGCGTTGGTTGTGGTATGCATGGGAGCCTCGCTTAAAGCGGATTATCGCTCATGTATTTGGTTCCCGAAGCAAGAAAACACTGGGGAAATTGTTAAAACTGCTGTCTGGGTTCCGTATCGCTTTTTGGTGTACGGATGGTTACAGGGCGTACAAAGAGACACTCCCTAGCGAAAAACACATTTTAGGAAAGCTATATACACAGCGAATTGAGCGTGAAAATCTGACGTTGCGTAACCGATTGAAACGACTTAATCGCAAGACGTTAGGGTATTCAAAATCATCCGGCATGCATGACAAGATCATTGGGACTTTCATTGAGCGAGAGTATTACGTTTGA
- a CDS encoding polysaccharide export protein, which yields MKRLSITVLILTALTGCTVAPGAYMSTSGKNVVDTGDRDITKLVDIYPISPKLLDDMYTAPTIAKPNAQLEKQLTHYEYRVGAGDVLTITVWDHPELTIPAGSYRSAQDSGNWVHSDGTIYYPYIGKVKVIGKTVTEIRTLISNRLATYIESPQVDVSIAAFRSQKMYVSGEVAKPGTLPITNVPLTILEAFNNAGGLTEKADWDNVVLTRNGKEIKVSLQDLVQYGDLTQNYLMLPGDVLYVPRNDSQKVFVMGEVGQPTTLTIDRAGMSITEALSKASGIDQNTANATGVFVIRPIKNQPTEDKELEALLPKKMAAVYQLDLSDATSLVMGTEFKLQPYDLVYVTAAPVVRWNRLITQLLPTIASYNQLTEGVKRVHDW from the coding sequence ATGAAGCGTCTTTCTATTACTGTACTTATACTAACCGCATTAACGGGTTGTACCGTCGCCCCCGGTGCCTATATGTCAACGTCAGGCAAAAATGTGGTTGATACGGGTGACCGTGATATTACTAAATTGGTTGATATCTATCCAATTTCACCAAAATTGTTGGATGATATGTATACCGCACCCACCATTGCTAAACCGAATGCACAGTTAGAAAAGCAACTGACTCACTATGAATACCGCGTGGGTGCCGGTGATGTATTAACCATTACGGTTTGGGACCACCCTGAACTGACTATTCCTGCGGGTTCATACCGTAGTGCGCAAGACTCCGGTAACTGGGTTCACTCTGACGGCACTATCTACTACCCGTATATTGGTAAAGTCAAAGTAATCGGTAAAACCGTCACTGAAATCCGTACCCTGATCAGCAACCGCTTAGCCACTTATATTGAATCCCCACAAGTGGATGTCAGTATTGCTGCCTTCCGCTCACAAAAAATGTATGTGTCGGGTGAAGTCGCCAAACCGGGCACATTACCTATCACTAACGTTCCACTAACTATCTTAGAAGCCTTTAATAATGCTGGTGGCTTAACCGAAAAAGCCGATTGGGATAATGTGGTTCTTACCCGTAATGGCAAAGAAATTAAAGTATCATTACAAGATTTAGTTCAGTACGGCGATTTAACCCAAAACTACCTGATGCTACCGGGTGACGTGCTGTATGTTCCACGTAATGATAGCCAAAAAGTATTTGTGATGGGTGAAGTGGGTCAACCAACGACATTAACCATTGACCGTGCAGGTATGAGTATTACTGAAGCCCTAAGCAAAGCGAGTGGGATAGACCAAAATACTGCCAATGCAACCGGTGTATTCGTTATTCGCCCAATTAAAAACCAGCCTACAGAAGATAAAGAACTGGAAGCATTGTTACCGAAAAAAATGGCCGCGGTATATCAACTAGACTTATCGGATGCCACATCACTTGTGATGGGTACTGAATTTAAACTGCAGCCTTATGACTTAGTATATGTTACCGCTGCGCCTGTGGTACGTTGGAACCGCTTGATTACCCAACTGTTACCAACTATCGCTTCATATAACCAGTTAACTGAAGGCGTGAAGCGAGTTCACGACTGGTAA
- a CDS encoding arsenate reductase/protein-tyrosine-phosphatase family protein gives MFNNILVVCMGNICRSPTGERLLQHYFPEKTVHSAGIIAKNDIPAYDSAIRIAEQHQLSLKNHQSRRLTSEICHKADLILVMENDHIAKIHQQFPETRGKVMLFGQWINKTEIPDPHKRSDEMFEHVYQLMEKAALAWQGKI, from the coding sequence ATGTTTAATAATATTCTCGTTGTTTGTATGGGAAATATCTGCCGCTCTCCTACGGGGGAGCGTTTATTACAGCACTATTTTCCCGAAAAAACTGTCCACTCTGCAGGCATTATTGCTAAAAATGACATACCCGCTTATGACAGTGCCATCCGGATTGCCGAGCAACATCAGCTTTCCCTTAAAAACCATCAATCACGTCGATTAACCAGCGAAATATGCCATAAAGCAGACTTAATCCTAGTGATGGAAAACGATCATATTGCTAAAATCCACCAACAGTTTCCTGAAACACGCGGTAAAGTGATGTTATTTGGGCAATGGATCAATAAAACCGAAATCCCTGACCCCCACAAACGCAGCGATGAAATGTTTGAACATGTTTACCAGTTGATGGAAAAGGCCGCGCTTGCTTGGCAAGGCAAAATTTAA
- a CDS encoding polysaccharide biosynthesis tyrosine autokinase, whose amino-acid sequence MNTTKNSSSASDEIDLLALFKVLKSNTIKIGFFTVIFAAIAIAYSLLATPIYQANATLQYDKLGQVSLLDQMSDVMPFGNSNNQVDSEIEVIKSRMVLGKTVADLNLDTQAAPEGFVSKLLGEVAPIHIALFQLPENLIGKPLTLTYLGDNNYSLNVDGQVLQGKVGEVLKQGEINLLISSFAAETGEEFSLIKNARYSTIENLRNTLTIAEVGKGTGIISLAIKGADQVENVNILNSVIQNYVDQNTERKKEVTNNTLVFLDGYLPTIKKKLDNYENQLNAFRKKNESIDLSLEAKAALDTALQVEEKLNELTFKEVEIQQLYTRNHPAYQSLLDKRQQLLREKEKISKNIQKLPNTQQEIVRLTRDVEAEQAIYAQLVAKQQELSVLNSGITADVRIIDSAESQPNAVAPKKSLIVVLATILGFIIGCAYVIAREFFNNKIKSTEDIDALGVNVYATIPFSAYEKKLIEAGNKSPLAIENPADTAVEAIRSLRTSVYFSVMNQGNNLVMVTSASPGVGKSFVTSNMAVVLANAGKKVLLIDTDLRKGRLHKAFGLNNKAGLSDYLSQQSLESPTIHPNVIENLDVICRGKNVTHSSELLMGERFKQLLDKVKNQYDIVVIDTAPILAITDSAIIGKYVGTSLLIAFYGVNTVKDVDLSLKRFKQNDIEITGVILNGIDARSDDYNYHYEY is encoded by the coding sequence ATGAACACAACAAAAAATAGCTCCTCTGCCTCAGATGAAATCGATCTGCTCGCTCTGTTTAAAGTTTTGAAATCCAACACCATTAAAATTGGGTTTTTTACTGTTATTTTTGCGGCTATCGCCATCGCATACAGTTTATTAGCAACCCCCATATACCAAGCCAATGCGACCTTACAGTATGACAAATTAGGTCAGGTTTCATTACTCGACCAAATGAGTGATGTCATGCCATTTGGTAACAGCAATAACCAAGTCGACTCTGAAATTGAAGTCATCAAGTCCCGCATGGTGTTAGGTAAAACCGTTGCAGACTTGAACTTAGACACTCAAGCAGCCCCTGAAGGCTTTGTTAGTAAGTTACTTGGTGAAGTGGCTCCCATCCATATTGCCCTATTTCAATTACCTGAAAACTTAATTGGTAAGCCATTGACCCTGACGTATTTGGGGGATAATAATTATTCTCTCAATGTGGATGGCCAAGTCTTGCAAGGTAAAGTGGGTGAAGTGCTCAAACAAGGTGAAATCAACTTATTAATTTCCAGTTTCGCAGCTGAAACTGGCGAAGAGTTTTCATTAATCAAAAATGCCCGTTACTCCACTATTGAAAATTTACGTAATACCTTAACCATCGCGGAAGTGGGTAAAGGTACTGGTATTATCAGTTTAGCCATTAAAGGTGCGGATCAAGTAGAGAATGTTAACATCCTCAACAGTGTTATCCAAAACTATGTAGACCAAAATACCGAGCGTAAAAAAGAAGTCACCAACAATACACTCGTGTTCTTAGATGGCTACTTACCTACTATTAAAAAGAAATTAGATAACTACGAAAACCAGCTCAATGCATTTCGTAAAAAGAATGAATCGATTGACCTTTCTTTAGAAGCCAAAGCGGCTTTAGATACTGCTTTGCAGGTCGAAGAGAAACTTAATGAATTGACCTTCAAAGAAGTGGAAATTCAACAGTTATATACCCGTAACCACCCCGCTTACCAGTCTTTATTAGACAAGCGCCAGCAACTGTTACGCGAAAAAGAAAAAATCAGCAAAAACATTCAAAAATTACCGAATACCCAACAAGAAATCGTCCGTTTAACCCGTGATGTTGAAGCGGAACAAGCGATTTACGCTCAATTAGTCGCAAAACAGCAAGAGCTCAGTGTATTAAACTCCGGTATTACAGCAGATGTACGTATTATTGATTCCGCGGAGTCACAACCAAACGCGGTGGCCCCAAAGAAATCACTGATTGTCGTTCTCGCCACTATTCTTGGCTTTATTATCGGCTGTGCGTATGTGATTGCTCGCGAGTTCTTTAATAATAAAATTAAGAGCACGGAAGATATCGATGCATTGGGTGTCAACGTCTACGCCACCATACCTTTCTCTGCCTATGAGAAAAAACTGATTGAGGCAGGCAATAAAAGCCCATTAGCGATAGAAAACCCAGCTGATACCGCCGTTGAAGCTATCCGTTCATTACGTACCAGTGTTTATTTCTCGGTAATGAATCAAGGTAACAATCTGGTGATGGTGACCAGTGCGTCGCCAGGTGTGGGGAAAAGTTTTGTTACCTCCAATATGGCGGTGGTACTAGCTAACGCAGGTAAGAAAGTGTTATTAATTGACACTGACTTACGTAAAGGTCGCTTACATAAAGCCTTTGGGTTAAACAATAAAGCAGGCTTATCTGACTACTTATCACAGCAAAGTTTAGAATCACCCACTATTCATCCCAACGTAATTGAAAACCTCGATGTGATTTGCCGTGGTAAAAATGTTACTCACTCCTCTGAATTATTAATGGGTGAGCGCTTTAAGCAGTTACTGGATAAAGTCAAAAACCAATACGATATTGTGGTGATCGATACCGCACCAATTTTAGCGATTACTGACTCAGCGATTATTGGTAAATATGTCGGTACTTCATTACTGATTGCTTTCTACGGGGTAAATACCGTGAAAGATGTCGACTTATCACTGAAACGCTTTAAGCAAAATGATATCGAAATTACGGGTGTGATCTTGAATGGTATTGATGCAAGATCTGACGATTATAACTACCATTACGAATATTAA
- the galE gene encoding UDP-glucose 4-epimerase GalE — protein MNNQHVLVTGGLGYISSHTCVQMIQQGMQPVILDNLHNANLEVLNRIETITGVKPVFYQGDVRDGQILESIFANHQIHSVIHFAGLKAVGESVQKPIEYYDVNVNGTLVLVESMKKAGVKSLIFSSSATVYGDPEEVPLTENSKVGGTTNPYGTSKYMVERILSDLYTAEDDWSLTLLRYFNPVGAHPSGTMGEDPQGIPNNLAPFVSQVAVGRRPQVMVFGNDYPTPDGTGVRDYIHVMDLADGHIAALNKVSQQAGLHVYNLGTGTGTSVLEIITAFEKAAGKPIKYEIVARRPGDIAECWSSPDKAFKDLGWKAQYSIQDMVNDSWRWQSMNPNGYNS, from the coding sequence ATGAATAATCAACACGTTCTCGTTACTGGTGGTCTTGGCTACATTAGTAGCCATACCTGTGTACAGATGATCCAGCAAGGGATGCAACCGGTTATTTTAGATAACTTGCATAATGCTAACCTTGAAGTGCTTAACCGTATTGAAACTATCACAGGTGTTAAGCCGGTCTTTTACCAAGGTGATGTACGTGATGGCCAAATTTTAGAATCTATTTTTGCTAATCATCAAATTCATTCCGTCATTCACTTTGCCGGGTTAAAAGCCGTTGGTGAATCGGTACAGAAACCGATTGAATACTATGATGTTAACGTCAATGGCACGCTGGTATTAGTGGAAAGCATGAAAAAAGCGGGTGTTAAAAGCCTGATTTTTAGTTCATCGGCAACCGTATATGGCGATCCTGAAGAAGTGCCATTAACAGAAAATTCCAAAGTCGGTGGGACCACCAACCCATATGGAACCAGTAAGTATATGGTTGAGCGTATCCTTTCGGATTTATATACTGCGGAAGATGATTGGTCACTGACATTACTACGTTACTTTAACCCTGTTGGTGCACACCCATCCGGAACCATGGGCGAAGACCCGCAAGGTATTCCAAATAACTTGGCACCGTTTGTTTCACAAGTCGCTGTAGGCCGCCGCCCACAAGTCATGGTCTTTGGTAATGATTACCCAACACCAGATGGCACTGGCGTTCGTGATTATATTCACGTGATGGATTTGGCTGATGGCCATATTGCTGCACTGAATAAAGTTAGCCAGCAAGCAGGATTACATGTTTACAATCTTGGTACAGGAACTGGTACAAGTGTACTGGAAATTATTACTGCTTTTGAAAAAGCGGCAGGTAAACCAATTAAATATGAGATTGTAGCAAGACGCCCCGGTGATATTGCGGAATGTTGGTCTAGCCCAGACAAAGCATTCAAAGACCTAGGCTGGAAGGCGCAGTATTCTATTCAAGATATGGTGAATGATAGCTGGCGTTGGCAGTCCATGAACCCTAATGGTTATAACAGCTAG
- the trmL gene encoding tRNA (uridine(34)/cytosine(34)/5-carboxymethylaminomethyluridine(34)-2'-O)-methyltransferase TrmL, with the protein MPHIVLFEPEIPPNTGNIIRLCANTGFDLHLIHPLGFTWDDKRLRRAGLDYSEFADIKHHHDYFAFLKSEGLNPDNNQSESGARVFALTTKGKPSHSNVSYQQNDYLMFGPETRGLPPYVLDNMPMEQKIRIPMLADSRSMNLSNSVAVVVFEAWRQLGYSGALLKD; encoded by the coding sequence ATGCCACACATTGTTTTATTCGAACCGGAAATACCGCCAAATACTGGCAATATCATTCGTCTTTGTGCTAATACTGGCTTTGATTTGCATCTTATTCACCCTCTTGGCTTTACATGGGATGATAAACGCCTACGCCGTGCGGGTTTAGACTATAGCGAATTTGCCGATATCAAGCACCATCATGATTATTTTGCTTTTTTAAAAAGTGAAGGGCTAAACCCGGATAATAACCAATCTGAAAGTGGGGCTCGCGTGTTTGCTTTAACCACTAAAGGTAAGCCAAGTCACAGCAATGTCAGCTACCAACAAAATGACTATTTGATGTTTGGCCCTGAAACTCGCGGCTTACCACCTTATGTGCTCGATAACATGCCAATGGAGCAGAAAATTCGTATTCCTATGTTGGCAGATAGCCGCAGTATGAATTTATCCAACTCTGTGGCAGTGGTTGTGTTTGAAGCATGGAGGCAGTTGGGGTATTCAGGGGCGCTGCTAAAGGACTAG
- a CDS encoding type II toxin-antitoxin system PemK/MazF family toxin has translation MSKSYIPRRNDIIWLDFDPTKGKEIGKYRPALVLSSVEYNKKSGLVICCPISTSIRGHITEVGINNLDTPCVAAANLIQTLSWKDRSMKFGVVADEGVLDGVLARLIPLIGGEHFFIDSN, from the coding sequence ATGAGTAAAAGTTACATACCAAGGCGAAATGATATTATTTGGTTAGATTTTGACCCAACGAAAGGAAAAGAAATAGGAAAATATCGGCCTGCACTCGTTTTATCCAGTGTGGAATATAATAAAAAATCAGGCTTGGTAATTTGTTGTCCTATTAGCACAAGCATTAGAGGGCACATAACAGAAGTAGGGATAAATAATCTTGATACTCCGTGTGTTGCTGCGGCGAACCTTATTCAAACACTATCTTGGAAAGATAGAAGTATGAAGTTTGGGGTAGTTGCTGATGAGGGGGTTCTTGATGGTGTGCTCGCAAGGTTGATCCCATTAATTGGTGGAGAGCATTTTTTTATTGATTCAAACTAA
- a CDS encoding AbrB/MazE/SpoVT family DNA-binding domain-containing protein has product MFIHLETNILKNKYGVREMSVAIKKWGNSQGIVIPSAILKQLGIEVGQRLDISVNNGNLVLSPKKKIRMFSEAYLLDNMNEYNSHSDELAQINDMEIGE; this is encoded by the coding sequence ATGTTTATACATTTAGAAACTAATATACTCAAAAATAAGTATGGGGTAAGAGAAATGAGCGTTGCTATAAAAAAATGGGGAAATAGCCAAGGCATTGTTATCCCATCAGCTATCTTAAAACAATTAGGTATTGAGGTTGGTCAACGTCTTGATATTTCTGTTAATAACGGTAATTTGGTTCTTTCTCCCAAAAAGAAGATAAGGATGTTTTCTGAAGCTTATTTGCTTGACAATATGAATGAATATAATAGTCATTCAGATGAACTTGCTCAAATTAATGATATGGAAATTGGTGAATGA